The sequence below is a genomic window from Coffea arabica cultivar ET-39 chromosome 8e, Coffea Arabica ET-39 HiFi, whole genome shotgun sequence.
CGCAAAGATGTACTAATAAAAACTTTGATTACCTTGTGTAATTCGTAATTGCCTGCCTAAAGTTCTTACTGCGCCTCCCCCCTCCccttaaaattcttttttgatTCTTGGCACATTTTGCACATAGGTTAATGTCTTTGTCAATTCATCTAACATGAGCTGACAACTCCAAAGTTaaaagggttaaaaacaaaaaagtcgtATGTGTTatatctaatacacagaaaagccttctgtagtttcaaaacatacaaaaatgaactaaattgtaaattaaCAGAATTTAGTAAACTTAATGAAAATGATGGTTTTGACTATTAAACTTACTGGAGATTCTGTTAAGTTTATCGGATTTCGTTAAGTTTTCTCTTAAGTTTATCGGATTCCATTAAATTTACCGGATTCTATCAGTTTTATAATTAGTTCAAAATATAAGGTGtcattttgtatgttttgaaactatggaggatttttctgtgtattagatatATCACATgggtcttttttatttttaatccaAGTTAAAAATACATATGGTTGTTTTACCACAGAAAAGGTAAAATATTCATTGAGACTAAAAAGAGGTTAAAGCTGTAGCCATCACATAGTCTGCACTAGCTAGCTACAACATGAACTAGGAGCCTAAGATCTCTTTCATTTGCCTTTACGAGGAATCCAGTGAATCAGTAACTTCAATCCATTTGAGTTCAACTTTCCAAATGGTGGGCAAAAAAATGTAATCGTTTTGGAATATGTTTAAAACCCAAAGCAAAAAGGGTCGGATTACGAAACCAATGTCTTACACTTgataaaacaaaaattcattgTCTAAATTAATTGATGTATTAGAAGTAAAACTTGTTTGCGCACATTTTTTACACTGTAAAGGTTGAGATTTGTAGTGTCATTACCATGGAAGAGCTTATAGTTAAACTGATCTTTGTCTCTTGTAAGTGACAGAGTAGTagtatttttttccccttgagGAGTGTGTGATTGATAGGATCCATGCAAGGAAAATGTCTCTTGTATATCCTCGAATTATATTACTACTTAccttttagggataatttcacaaacctccctaAGGTTTCTCACAATTACAAAGAGCTTCCctcagattttaaaaattacatatacctccCATACTTTTACTATTTAGTAACAATGTAGATCCAAGAATTtagattttctttcaaaaatcctaaattattcttttgtacaaaactaagaaagaaaaatatagtatACTCAATCATTTTCTTCTATACTTTGTATAAATCAACAAGCCAAACAACCGTCCGAGTATAAGTTTTAAAATCGAGTAACTACCCAAAAGATCCCAAATTGCATATACAATATCAATACTTGTCACAATAAAAaaacacacacgcacacactcACACAAAATCCCATTGAAAACCAATTTTATACTCCCAAAGTAAATATCAATGCTCAAATATCTTTTCAATATAAGCTAATTTGATCTAGAACCACAATTACAATTCTCCtatagttttaaaaatattaatatctcaAAAGCTGAAAATAAATTCTACCTCTacaataaaatcataataaaaaatttctaatccaatgaaaaaaaatcattatgtaattattgacattttataaaagtttttcctgataataaacaaaatatgacaaatttcACATCTTTAATTCTTCTTCCTATTTCAATCAttaatttcattatttatttctctatCACTGCTAGtctcttcatttccttttaGTTTGACGCATAATCTACTCCCTTTGTAGATTTTGTAAATTCAATTTGCTAATATCCACAAAactgaaaataataaaaagaggTTCTATTAACTTGAAAGTAGACAAAAGACAggaaaatagattttttttttaggttttgtaaatttattgttttaaatttaaaattgtctACTAAGTGGAGGGAATTATAGGTATTTTATTATGTCAAGGAAGTAAGTATAATTTCTTAAACCTGAGGGGAGCCAAGtgcaattgtcagaaacctcaaggatggtttctgaaattatccctaccCTTTAAATCAACATACAATACCAGAACTGCCCATTAATTGCATTCTTTAATGTGCAATTACTAAAGACTTCGGTTAATTAATTACATGGGAAGTCATTGATTTTTTGTCGTAATCATAAATCTAGTAGGACTTTGAACCCTTTTAAAATTAGTTCTCACACAATATGCTTTTGTCATCATTTCCAGTTGGTAAATTGAATGACAGCAATGCCTTGGAAAAGTTGGTAGTGTAATGTAGATGTATGATAAGCAAGCCTATTCAAGCTCCAAAGCAGAAATTTATGTTGCTTGACTTGATTTGAGAGAAGAGTTAATAAGGCTAAAACTCGATTTGATAAGGGTCAATACTGTATTAATAAAGATAAAACTTGATTCGACAGGGTTTGATATTTGTTCCCGAGCCTTATCGAACTCGAGTATTCAAAAACTCGAAATACTAAATTTCGtgtaaattatctaaaatagaAATTCTTATTGGTTAGTTCATAATCAAactaaatatattatatgaataataaaattaattgaGCTATTCGACGAGTACTGAAATAGCACAAAGAGAGGTTCAAACTCGACTTGATTCTTGTATCAAGTTACATGAACTTGAACTTGATTTGACCGAGTTCAAGCCAAGTGACTTCGAGTTGGTTGTTTGATCTAATTGTGTGCAGCTCAGCTTGCTAGCACCCCTAATGTAATGGAGTATTTTTTTGGTAAATCGAACACTACCTATCATagacagaaaagaaaaatgccAAAATCAAGTTGATTATCGAGAGGAAAATAAAATCCTTCTCTCTATAAGTAATTGGTTAGACACTTGATAAAAATTTGGATAGACGTAGTTTGTTtagataagagtttatttggatgatttatttgaaataattattataacattttttgtgatgtgatatatataagataaaaagatgattgaaatttgtgaagtaaattattttatttcaaattatCTTAATCCAAACACAATTTTTGCTTATTTGTCTATTTTGTGTATTTGCCTGACCACTCGGTCTACAAGTGGGACCGTAGACCGGATTCACCAAGTTTCTGCCTTAGTACCAAATATAACCCAAATATaatataaggaaaaaaaataatgaaagaaaaatctGACCTGGACTCGGACTCAACCACTCATCATCAAATCAACctaattttcagttttcaagtCCACTGATGCCCCTTGTCATTTTAACTGCAGTTAAAAAAGATAAACAAGGTGAAGGTGGTAAAAGGGTAAGTAAAGGGTAGGTCAAAacattttcccaaaatttccCTCCGAACCCACAAATCGCCCCAATctcccaaccccccccccccccctctctctctctctctctctctctctaaaacTAGTACTACGTCtctttactctctctctctttcaaacaaacttcactcaATCCATATTCTCAGAGTCTTCTCTGTCTCCCTATTTTACTAAACACTAATTGTTCAAAGTAGTGGtaattgaattgaattgaattttGAGTTAAGATATGGATGCTAATCCCCAATACGGTCCGAGGACGGTGGAAGAGGTTTTTAGGGATTTCAAGGGTCGAAGAGCTGGCTTAATTAAGGCACTCACTTCTGGTAAAATGTTTCAGAAAACGATTAGCGTAATTTTTTCTATTTGGTTTGAATTGTCAGTTATTAGTGATGGCATATGcttttgaattttcattttggtcagttttctgtgtttatttgatttttttctttctggGGTTTTGCCAATTGTCGTGATTCTTAAATGGGTTATGCTTTTTGTTTGCAGATGTTGAACGGTTCTATCAGCAATGCGACCCTGgtatatttttcttctttttttttctgcgCACCTTTTCTTCTGGCTGgaaaatgtctttttttttggcgaagtattttatttttgtggCTGAATGAATTTTGGGTTTTTCCCCGTCTATTTGAAATTTATCTTCTAGTGAATTTTCGGAGTTATTTATTATTCTTTTGCTGCAAATTTGGTTGATTATTTGAGTGCATGTatgcatgaattttttttgccTGGACTGAGGACCAACATTTAATTGCAGCTGTGTGTGTGAAACAGTGAAAATTGTCTAACCTTTTAGCGCCTCTTTTCTGCTTGTAAGATTGATGCATCATGTTCCCATTTCATTTTTACGAGTCCTTTGTCAATTCCACAGtggtttcaaattttgaatgttATGAATTGTTGGAGTACATGCCTTTGCTTCGTAGTTCGTTTGAGTTGTTTGCTACTTTTTAATCGtaaattaaatgtttgtttCATACACAGAAAAAAGAACTTTACCATGATTTACTCATGTATGCTTAATGCTTACCTTATACTTGTTTGTGTACCATATATACATCTGTGTAGAGGGGGAAAGAGAAGGTGAGCTCATATGATTGGAGAGTTCCTGAGCAATTATTTGCTTGCGGGATTCTTCAATACATATTGGATTTGACTTGTTCTGGTCTCAAGCTTAATCTCTATGTATGAGTTTGTGGTCCAGGAAAATAGAGAAGAGTTGTCTATGAATGGCCAGACAATCTCTTTAGCATACTCCATCGGtggatattttaattttaagtgCAGATTGATTTCATTGAAACTCTATTCAGGATCTGTTTAGGTAGGTGGAAGAAGTGCTTGAAGCTATCATATGTGATACTTTGTGTCTACCTGGTTATATACCCTCTCTAGCAACCTTTTCTAtgcctttttgtttttgctttgaaCTCCAAACTTCCATTTGTTCTTGAGATAGACATTATTAGAGAAAATTTAACCTCTTCACATGCTTTTCTTTGTAAAGTGCTTCATGAATACAAAAACATCTTTAATGAAGGATGTTAGATTTGCCTTTACAAACTAATAGTTTCACTTATAACTGTTTACAAATAACTTGCATACGTACCCTTTCAGGCTCTGAGCCTTCTCAGAAAATGATAAGTACTTCTGCTCTTTACTAGTTTTTCATGTCTGACTTTCTTTATTatcatttgcattttcttcttttctgtaCTTTATTTGCTTCTTTTTGCTCCCTCCCTTTTACTTTAATCATTTACTTTCTtccatgatttttgtttttcaagtCTTTAAATTTCGCTTTTTGTTACTCTGATTGAAATGTGCTGTTTGTTATTGCAGTTTCTGTCTTTCTTTGTACTTTGATTATCAAGAGTTATGTGTAGATCTGGATTTGCACTATTTTAGGTAGCCTCACATTCTGGATTTAACAACTAAAAGACTGCATTCAGTTTAAGAACATAATAAGGTTCTTCTTTCTATTGTGTATGAACTGCAGATAAGGAAAATCTTTGCCTTTATGGACTTCCTGACGAGCAGTGGGAGGTTAATTTACCTGCTGAAGAGGTGCCTCCAGAGCTTCCAGAGCCTGCTCTTGGTATTAACTTTGCTCGAGATGGCATGCAAGAGAAGGACTGGCTTTCCCTGGTTGCTGTGCACAGCGATGCATGGTTACTTGCTGTTGCTTTCTATTTTGGTGCTAGATTTGGATTTGACAAAGCTGATAGGTAACTAATCCTCACAATATTGGTTTAGGTTTCCTTGATGAGATTTTTGCAACTGGTTCTGTGCTTGAAGTAGTATTAATTTACAATAACATGGAAAATGACATTATCTTCTTGTGTTAAGTGAGTCGATGCTATTGTACATGTATGGATAGAAGTGTGTTGACTCGTGTGCGACCATGCATTTCGTTGTTCCTTGGATTTGTTATATGATGATTTTGCATTGCAACTTAGCACTTTTCTGCCCAGTAAATTTTGTGCCTGGCTATGCTCTCTGCTTTCGCCTACTTGTTAATACTGGTGCATCAGAATGAATACATGCTTCAATTTGGTTAATGGATGAAGTTTGATACTCATGATTTTTATGGCAATTATAATTTTGTAAATCTGCAAATTTCATATTTCTGTGATGTCTAAAATGAGTGTCATTTTTCTAATATCCCCAATTTATGTTCAAGTTTGGAGAGCATTAGTTCACCTGTAAATCAAGAATCCCCTTTTTATTTAGATGCGGTTGTCTATGATTTGCTCAATTGTCTCTTCAAAAGCTTGCTTCATTGAAGGAAAAGGCAAAATACTAGGTTAACATTAATTGTTATGAAAATAttattcttttgatttttttccccTCTAAGACATCCGAATGtaaaagttttcttttttttttttctcatttttgttgtaCTCTTGTGTTTGAAGATCTTATTATCCATTGGTTAATATCATTGTTTGTGTCTTTGTAATGCAGGAAACGACTTTTCAATATGATAAATGATCTGCCAACCGTATTTGAAGTCGTAACTGGGTCAGCCAAGAAACAATCCAAGGAGAAGTCATCAGTCTCAAATCACAGTAGCAACAAATCCAAGACAAACTCTACGGTACCAGAGCTTCCCAAAATCTTTTCTGATATGTTTACTCTGTACTATAGATTAAAGCTGCTCGGAGATGCGTGGTTAGTGGTGGTTTTTATTCGTCAGATAATTAATGGAGTGGGGATACTGACAGGAAGTTACAGATTTCTGGCAACTGGTCTTTAATTTATCTTGAATGCAGATCAACAGAAAATTAATGttgttgctaaaaaaaaaagcatcatACCTGTTTACGTTTCATGGCCAGTTTCTTTCTTTGGGTGGTCATCTTGATGGTTTTTATGTTACCATTGAATTGTTATGCACGGCAGAATTGAAATGAGAACAGAAACCTAACTTTGAGGAGTTTTGAACTGTAGAGAAAGCCTAACGTGAATTTTTTGATATGTCTCATTTTCCTCAGGTTTAGTAGTTTAATTTGAAGTTTCTTTCTTGAAACAGCGTGGCTCTGATACCCAAGGCAAGTATTCAAGAGGGGTACTGAAAGGTGAGGAGGAGGATGGTCTTGATGAGGAAGATGAGGATCATGGCGATACCTTATGTGGTGCATGTGGTGAGAACTATGGAGCAGACGAATTCTGGATTTGCTGTGACATCTGTGAGAAATGGTTCCATGGGAAGTGTGTTAAGATCACCCCTGCTAGGGCTGAGCACATCAAGCAATACAAGTGCCCATCTTGTAGCAACAAAAGGGCACGCCCTTGACCGTAGAAGGTTATATGTGCCTTAGTAGTCTTGAAGTTGAGTTGCTAATTGTCTGGTGTAGGTCAAGTACTTGTGTCAGCAGTGAATATATGTTGCTGTTTCTAAAATTTTCTGGCGTATTATGTGTAGGATTTAAGGCTACATCAATTGTTTAGTTGCAAACTGGATTTGATTGTTCAATTTGAAATAGTTTATGTTCGCCTTTTCTTAAATTGAATGCATGTGACCTCCTGTCATATGGTGGACGGACTCTATGCTTTGCTTGTTTGATTACATGCTGGACACTTGCTTTCCATTGCTTGTTTATAATTGCATTTGTGCAAGATCTTAGTGTAACTGAATCCTCAGCTATTAGACTCAGTCACAAGTTGCTTACGATGCCACGTACAAGATGAGGAAACCTTGTTGGCTTTTCTAAACCATTAACTTTGCTGGTACATCCCGCAGTTTACCAAAATCTCTTGTGAATTAGTTTGAGCTTCAATGATGTCAACCAATTAATATGATTGTAGCCTTTCTGCATTTCCTGAAAATCATTCATGTTTATCTTTACGTGCAAGTATTATGTGCCCCGAGGTATATATTCTGTATTCCGGTCCAGCAATGATTGGATTTATGAAGGGTGTTGTAAAAACGTTCAGTAAATAACTTAGGTGCATAATGGCCACTTGAAAATTACTCTCCTACCCAGCCTTTTTACACTTCTGTTGATAATGAAGGGATTGTTCAACCTTTCATCTTTGTAGAGTTCTTTTCTCGCTTCCCATTATACTAATAGAGCAATAGAATTGAAAGATCCCCAAGTGCTGccatagaaaaaataaaaagtaaaataaagaTAGAGAAGGATACCCGATGGCTATTGAGAAAAATTGTAACCCAAAAAAGATAGTAGATGGGGGTAACGCTGAATCAAGTACCTCGTGAATTATTCGATCAACAGAttgatttaaattcattttgatCGAGCTCGAGTTACTCGGAAATGActtgatttaaattcattttgatCGAGCTCGAGTTACTCGAAATTACTATCAAGTCATTTCCGAGTTTACGGATTAGGTACTTAAGAGCTCAATCGAGTACTgcattaaataattaaatacacACACATGATGACTaatacaagccattaaataattAAGTACACACACACGAAATCACTAATACAAGCTTAGCATTATTCAAGCTAGTATTCGAGTTTGAGTCAAGTTTTTGACATCGATAAGGTTCAGCATTATTTTCAAGCCTTATCAAATCGAACTCAAATGTTTCTACAAATTCCTCTTTTGAGCTCAAATGGCACTCGTGCACTTTGAGTTCAACTTGAATATGATGCTGCTCGAGCTGAACTCTGCTCAACAGCACCCTTATCGTAGGCAAGGCAACATGGAGTCCTAAATGTAAAGTGAaaaccccttttttttcttggggTGTCGTGGGTGGTCCTAGGCCGTGGTATTGTCGGAAGAGTGACAGGATGGCGAAGGTATTGAATTGCTCAAACTGGAATCGGATAAGGTGGTCCATGTTTTACTCATTGATATGGCAAGTGGGCAATGCATATTGCATATGGactgtactttttttttttgggtttttgccATTTCGGAACAGGGAAATTCCAAGGGATTCTCACGTCAGTGTCCTTGCTTTTCTCGTTTCCCGGCTGTCGTTTTGCGCAGAAGAAATGGGCCGTTCTTTCTGCTTTTGCCTTGCCGTCCCCTGCTGTCGCATTTACGATGACTGTAACTCCAATTCCTACAGTGACAGAGTTTTACAACTTTACTTAAGTTAATCCTCACTGTACTACAATTGAATGTCCCTAACCAATTAAAAACTACACTATGCTTTACAATGTTACAAAAAATACCAAAGGAATAATTCGaggcagcaaaaaaaaaaaaccaccaagTGATAAACTGTAAAATCACTGGGCTTAACTCAGTGGCCGCCAGggagggacttaagtccctccttGGACTGTAAATTCAAAAGTGGTGTCATAACATTCCCTTGATCTAGTCAAGTCTGCATACTTATTAGACTCTCTCTTCTCCATAGATTAGGATAGAATGTGTTATACAATTGTTATcgttgtcaaaaaaaaaaataaaaaagataaactGTAAATTTCACATATGATAAATGATAAATCCCCTCAAATAATAATCGTAATATTTCTGCTCACTTTAGTGAAACCACTAGATAGCATCTGCAACTTTAACTTGGTAGAAATGGTGATTATCTTTGTCtgtttgtttcttaattttacatgtttttttcttttggggttTAACCATTCCTTGTTAAGAATTTTACTTGTAAGAAATGTTGTAAAAGGTGCCCAAGTGGTAAGTGAAAATGAACTCCGTATCATCGTTGTATCAAAGCCAAGTGCAGACAGGACGAATGCATCATGAAAGTGCTCAAATAGAACCTGATTTCGTAATTAATGCCACCTCGGACAAGTAATTCGGTTGTTCATCTGATTCCTCAATTGAAATTTGAGCACCATAATGTTGAAAAGGGTTAAATATATTAAGCCATCACGATCTCCATTCTTGTCTAATTGATTATTCATTCACTTTAATGGAAAAGAACTCTTCAAAAGTCCTTAACATCTATCGACAGTTTGGACGATCAGGAGACACATTAACGAGGAAGTTTTTGACTTCTCAGCACCCTTTTGGACAAATTTGTGCATGGGGGGAGACCAGCAAATGGCTACAGAAGTTAGCCTTCAATTTTGTCTTTTCAATTAATTGAAGGGCAGAATCAAACCAACCGCTAGGAAAAGGGAGTTTTCCTACCAATCAatggcaatggaaaaagccagCCAAAAGCCAACCTCAATCCTGTTTGTCCTGTGAAAGACAGATACAAACTCTTGCACGGAGACTAAAGACATGATAACAGCAAGTGCTGCTAATAGTCGATTCAAATCCTCACCAATTGAGTACTGATTTTTGGTGATTGGGATCTTAAACCCTGAAGATCAAGATTCACAAGAATCAGAACTGCCATCCTTGATAACTTCTGCACAAGCTAGCTAGGGAGTTTCTAGATTGAATAATGATTTGGCTACTAGAGATATATAGGTTGAAGGGAACATTAAACATCTTCATTGCTAAAACCTTGAAAAGGGTTGTTACATTTTTACACATTTACATTGAGATTCCATTTTGCAGACCAAAATGGCCCAAGGGAAGTATTACTTTTGCCTAACTAAACGTAGGGGTCCAGAAACGGCATAAAAGAACCCCCTAAACAAGTCTGCTCAATGATGATCATGCAGCACAACTCACCAAGCAAAGCTGTCTTGATTTTTAGTCGATAGCCGCTTGAGAAACTCGTAAGTGGTGATCATGGTCGTCGCAGACATAGACATTGAAGCCCATCTTGGACCCAACCCTCTGTAGCAAGCACTAAATCCACCTTCTTTCACCAAGTTCCTCACAGTTTGTAGAATCGTAGGCGGGCTACGCCCACTTCCTTCACCATCCAAAACTTGCATTCTAGTCTTGATTGTATCAAGTGGCATTGTAACCAATGCAGAAACCCCACTAGCCATAGCAGCACTTATCCCCTGAATGGCCACCACCGCCTTTCCGTCCGGCCTATACCCATTCTCATCTTTCTTGCAACCATAACCACCAACGCAGCCCCAGATCGTCCGGTGCACAACAGAGTAAGAACCCCACCATACAGCATTGGAAGGGGCGTAAGTCAGTATCGAAATCCCAAATCCCCTATACAATCCTCTAATTCCATCCGAGTACACTATCTTCCTAAATGCATCGATCCCACCACTGTAACTCTTCAGAGCAACAGCATTGCCCGAACGACCATTAGAACAACAGCTTCCTTGAACCATTAGTCTCTGACTCACAACATCAACCGGCGTCCAAACCAACTGTGCAGCCATGGCTGCACTTAGGCCAGCTGCAGCATTAGCAACAGCGGAAGCATAAGCCTCAGACAATCCCAATTGAACAGTGGCAGAACCCACATTGCTCTTAGTCATCTCAAGGGCTCCCATGTAAAGGGCACGCGCAGGGATGGTCCCCATAAGGGAAGTCCCGAATCCGCTATAAAACCCTCTCAATCCCTCGTTTCTTAGTATGGATGCTGCCATTTTAAGACAAGGGGTTCCATTCAACATCACTTGCTGCCTGGTTTTTAACACCACGACAGGGTAAAGCGTAGCTGAAACACCGGAAAACAACGCCGCGCCGAGGAAGAAGAACTTAGATTTATCAAGCATCTCCCAATCTATATCGGCAGGAAGATGGATTTCTGATGCTGAATCTTCCTCGGCGGCTCCCAAGCTCATTTTCGCCACTTTCTTCAGTTCAGCGAAATCAGTCCACGTATCTACCTAAATGTGTTCCAAATCTAACAATCTCAATTCTAATATTAACAAATATCTACACGAATTGCCCCAATATTtacgaaa
It includes:
- the LOC113704305 gene encoding PHD finger protein ALFIN-LIKE 4-like: MDANPQYGPRTVEEVFRDFKGRRAGLIKALTSDVERFYQQCDPDKENLCLYGLPDEQWEVNLPAEEVPPELPEPALGINFARDGMQEKDWLSLVAVHSDAWLLAVAFYFGARFGFDKADRKRLFNMINDLPTVFEVVTGSAKKQSKEKSSVSNHSSNKSKTNSTRGSDTQGKYSRGVLKGEEEDGLDEEDEDHGDTLCGACGENYGADEFWICCDICEKWFHGKCVKITPARAEHIKQYKCPSCSNKRARP
- the LOC113704166 gene encoding uncharacterized protein, encoding MSLGAAEEDSASEIHLPADIDWEMLDKSKFFFLGAALFSGVSATLYPVVVLKTRQQVMLNGTPCLKMAASILRNEGLRGFYSGFGTSLMGTIPARALYMGALEMTKSNVGSATVQLGLSEAYASAVANAAAGLSAAMAAQLVWTPVDVVSQRLMVQGSCCSNGRSGNAVALKSYSGGIDAFRKIVYSDGIRGLYRGFGISILTYAPSNAVWWGSYSVVHRTIWGCVGGYGCKKDENGYRPDGKAVVAIQGISAAMASGVSALVTMPLDTIKTRMQVLDGEGSGRSPPTILQTVRNLVKEGGFSACYRGLGPRWASMSMSATTMITTYEFLKRLSTKNQDSFAW